A genome region from Anastrepha obliqua isolate idAnaObli1 chromosome 4, idAnaObli1_1.0, whole genome shotgun sequence includes the following:
- the LOC129245009 gene encoding regucalcin-like, protein MSYKIEQLPNSYGLLGEGPHWDIETQSLYFVDIDNAKLFRYDHQQNKTYSAIVEGEKYASFIIPVEGESGKFAVGCARRVVVVAWDGVSPIATVARVVYEVQPGEEFSKNRINDGKADPRGRLFAGTMYAEELMTKRTGELYRFEKGKPIAVVKSNIGISNGLAWNEKTKKMYYIDTSDFEVKEYDYDFETGAASNPIVVFKHPEHWPDGMTIDSEGNIYIATFTGHTVYKVNPSTREILLEIKLPTKQITSVAFGGPNLDILFVTSSAYFDEPAPAGVTFMVTGLGVKGLPMSKVRI, encoded by the exons ATGTCCTACAAAATCGAACAGTTACCCAACTCCTATGGCTTGCTTGGTGAAGGACCTCATTGGGATATTGAAACACAGAGTCTATACTTTGTAGACATCGACAATGCCAAACTCTTTCGCTATGATCACCAACAGAATAAAACCTACAGTGCAATAGTTGAGGGTGAAAAATACGCCTCCTTCATTATACCCGTCGAAGGAGAAAGTGGTAAATTCGCTGTGGGTTGTGCGCGCCGTGTCGTGGTTGTTGCTTGGGATGGTGTATCACCCATTGCCACGGTGGCACGTGTTGTCTATGAAGTGCAACCGGGTGAAGAGTTTTCTAAGAATCGTATAAATGATGGAAAAGCTGATCCACGTGGACGCCTCTTTGCTGGTACTATGTATGCTGAGGAGTTGATGACGAAGCGTACTGGTGAGCTTTATAGATTTGAGAAGGGCAAGCCCATTGCAGTGGTTAAGTCGAACATTGGCATTTCAAATGGTTTGGCATGGAATGAGAAAACAAAGAAGATGTATTATATTGATACCAGCGATTTCGAGGTCAAAGAATATGACTACGATTTTGAGACGGGCGCGGCAA gtAATCCGATTGTGGTCTTCAAGCATCCCGAACATTGGCCTGACGGCATGACAATTGACTCTGAGGGCAACATTTATATTGCCACATTTACGGGACACACTGTGTATAAGGTGAATCCAAG CACTCGTGAAATTCTTTTGGAAATTAAGTTGCCCACCAAGCAAATAACTTCCGTGGCCTTTGGAGGACCTAATTTGGACATTTTATTTGTGACTTCTTCGGCATATTTCGATGAACCAGCGCCAGCCGGAGTTACCTTCATGGTGACTGGCTTGGGAGTTAAGGGGCTGCCAATGTCGAAAGTGCGAATTTAA
- the LOC129245007 gene encoding regucalcin-like isoform X1, whose amino-acid sequence MSYKIEQLPNSYGFLGEGPHWDIETQSLYFVDIENAKLFRYDHQQNKTYSAIVEGEKLASFIIPVEGESGKFAVGCERRVVVVSWDGVSPIATVARVAYEVQPGEQFSKNRINDGKADPRGRLFAGTLCVEEVMSRRDGELYRFEKGKPIAVVKSNIGLSNGLAWNEKTKKFYYIDTSDLEVKEYDYDFETGAASIGNPIVVFKHSEHWPDGMTIDSEGNIYIATFTGQTVYKVNPSTREILLEIKLPTKQVTSVAFGGPNLDILFVTSSAYFDEPAPAGVTFMVTGLGVKGLPMSKVRI is encoded by the exons ATGTCCTACAAAATCGAACAGTTACCCAACTCCTATGGCTTTCTTGGTGAAGGACCTCATTGGGATATTGAAACACAGAGTCTATACTTTGTAGACATCGAAAATGCCAAACTCTTTCGCTATGATCACCAACAGAATAAAACCTACAGTGCAATAGTTGAGGGTGAAAAATTAGCCTCCTTCATTATACCCGTCGAAGGAGAAAGTGGTAAATTCGCTGTGGGTTGTGAGCGCCGTGTTGTGGTTGTTTCTTGGGATGGTGTATCACCCATTGCCACGGTGGCACGTGTTGCCTATGAAGTGCAACCGGGAGAACAGTTTTCTAAGAATCGTATAAATGATGGAAAAGCTGATCCACGTGGACGCCTCTTTGCTGGTACTCTGTGTGTTGAGGAAGTGATGTCGAGGCGTGATGGTGAGCTTTATAGATTTGAGAAGGGCAAGCCCATTGCAGTGGTTAAGTCGAACATTGGCCTTTCAAATGGCTTGGCATGGAATGAGAAAACAAAGAAGTTCTATTACATTGATACCAGCGATCTCGAGGTCAAAGAATATGACTACGATTTTGAGACGGGCGCGGCAA gtataggtAATCCGATTGTGGTCTTCAAGCATTCCGAACATTGGCCTGACGGCATGACAATTGACTCTGAGGGCAACATTTATATTGCCACATTTACGGGACAGACTGTGTATAAGGTCAATCCAAG CACTCGTGAAATTCTTTTGGAAATTAAGTTGCCCACTAAGCAAGTCACTTCCGTGGCCTTTGGCGGACCTAATTTGGACATTTTATTTGTGACTTCTTCGGCATATTTTGATGAACCAGCGCCAGCCGGAGTTACCTTCATGGTGACTGGCTTGGGAGTTAAGGGGCTGCCAATGTCGAAAGTGCGAATTTAA
- the LOC129245007 gene encoding regucalcin-like isoform X2, protein MSYKIEQLPNSYGFLGEGPHWDIETQSLYFVDIENAKLFRYDHQQNKTYSAIVEGEKLASFIIPVEGESGKFAVGCERRVVVVSWDGVSPIATVARVAYEVQPGEQFSKNRINDGKADPRGRLFAGTLCVEEVMSRRDGELYRFEKGKPIAVVKSNIGLSNGLAWNEKTKKFYYIDTSDLEVKEYDYDFETGAASNPIVVFKHSEHWPDGMTIDSEGNIYIATFTGQTVYKVNPSTREILLEIKLPTKQVTSVAFGGPNLDILFVTSSAYFDEPAPAGVTFMVTGLGVKGLPMSKVRI, encoded by the exons ATGTCCTACAAAATCGAACAGTTACCCAACTCCTATGGCTTTCTTGGTGAAGGACCTCATTGGGATATTGAAACACAGAGTCTATACTTTGTAGACATCGAAAATGCCAAACTCTTTCGCTATGATCACCAACAGAATAAAACCTACAGTGCAATAGTTGAGGGTGAAAAATTAGCCTCCTTCATTATACCCGTCGAAGGAGAAAGTGGTAAATTCGCTGTGGGTTGTGAGCGCCGTGTTGTGGTTGTTTCTTGGGATGGTGTATCACCCATTGCCACGGTGGCACGTGTTGCCTATGAAGTGCAACCGGGAGAACAGTTTTCTAAGAATCGTATAAATGATGGAAAAGCTGATCCACGTGGACGCCTCTTTGCTGGTACTCTGTGTGTTGAGGAAGTGATGTCGAGGCGTGATGGTGAGCTTTATAGATTTGAGAAGGGCAAGCCCATTGCAGTGGTTAAGTCGAACATTGGCCTTTCAAATGGCTTGGCATGGAATGAGAAAACAAAGAAGTTCTATTACATTGATACCAGCGATCTCGAGGTCAAAGAATATGACTACGATTTTGAGACGGGCGCGGCAA gtAATCCGATTGTGGTCTTCAAGCATTCCGAACATTGGCCTGACGGCATGACAATTGACTCTGAGGGCAACATTTATATTGCCACATTTACGGGACAGACTGTGTATAAGGTCAATCCAAG CACTCGTGAAATTCTTTTGGAAATTAAGTTGCCCACTAAGCAAGTCACTTCCGTGGCCTTTGGCGGACCTAATTTGGACATTTTATTTGTGACTTCTTCGGCATATTTTGATGAACCAGCGCCAGCCGGAGTTACCTTCATGGTGACTGGCTTGGGAGTTAAGGGGCTGCCAATGTCGAAAGTGCGAATTTAA